From the genome of Bacteroidota bacterium, one region includes:
- a CDS encoding 4a-hydroxytetrahydrobiopterin dehydratase — translation MWKEENNSLKKTFRFKNFSEAFAFMARVALLAEKMNHHPDWRNVYNTVEISLSTHDAGDSVTDKDRKLAEAIDALFNT, via the coding sequence ATGTGGAAAGAAGAAAACAACTCGCTGAAAAAAACTTTCCGCTTCAAAAACTTCTCTGAAGCGTTTGCTTTCATGGCGCGCGTGGCATTGCTCGCGGAGAAAATGAACCATCATCCCGACTGGAGAAACGTTTACAACACGGTAGAAATTTCCCTCAGCACGCACGATGCAGGAGATAGTGTAACGGATAAAGACAGGAAGTTGGCTGAGGCAATAGATGCACTATTCAATACGTAA
- the trpC gene encoding indole-3-glycerol phosphate synthase TrpC: MKSVATILDKIIAHKKKEVEERKSLIAVNELEKSDYFSSPCISLKKSLLDNSKSGIIAEFKRKSPSKGIINDKVSVEEISIGYQNAGATALSILTDKEFFGGTTEDIFSVRKQIQIPILRKEFIVDEYQIIEAKSIGADVVLLLANILSANEIKQFATTAKFLDMEVLLEIRDEKELDSVNVLIDCIGVNNRNLKDFKVNVQQSFQLAEKIPKGFVKISESGIDLSKTIQELKKVGYKGFLIGETFMKQINPAQVCKDFISSL; the protein is encoded by the coding sequence GTGAAATCTGTGGCTACTATTCTCGATAAAATAATTGCGCATAAGAAAAAAGAAGTTGAAGAACGGAAATCTTTAATTGCTGTAAACGAATTGGAGAAGTCGGATTATTTTTCTTCTCCTTGTATTTCCCTGAAAAAATCTTTGCTCGATAATTCTAAATCAGGAATCATTGCTGAGTTCAAACGTAAATCTCCTTCGAAAGGAATTATAAATGATAAAGTTTCTGTGGAAGAAATTTCCATCGGCTACCAAAATGCCGGAGCAACTGCATTAAGTATTTTAACCGATAAAGAATTTTTTGGTGGAACAACGGAAGATATTTTCTCTGTAAGAAAACAAATTCAGATTCCCATTCTTAGAAAAGAATTTATTGTTGATGAATATCAAATCATCGAGGCGAAATCAATTGGTGCAGATGTAGTTCTTCTTCTTGCGAATATTTTATCTGCAAACGAAATAAAACAATTTGCAACCACAGCCAAATTTCTTGACATGGAAGTGCTGTTGGAAATACGGGATGAGAAAGAATTAGATTCCGTAAATGTTTTGATTGATTGCATTGGAGTGAATAACCGCAACCTGAAAGATTTTAAAGTGAATGTTCAGCAGTCATTTCAACTTGCTGAAAAAATTCCAAAGGGATTTGTAAAAATTTCCGAAAGTGGGATTGATTTGTCAAAAACTATTCAGGAGTTGAAAAAAGTTGGATACAAAGGATTTCTCATAGGAGAAACATTTATGAAACAAATAAATCCCGCGCAAGTATGCAAGGATTTTATTTCTTCTCTATGA
- a CDS encoding SpoIIE family protein phosphatase has product MRIYFSAALLLLSAFSFSQDAKFSRIGAEKGLSQASVKCILQDSKGYMWFGTGDGLNRYDGYEMKIFRNNPSDTNSLSDNNIECLVEDSKGILWIGTHGGLNAYNAALNRFHRFQNERTNPNSINGNVIKSIYEDKKGTYWVGTPYGLNSFDGIKNFFTKYQHAADDTLSLNGFRVDVIHEDKKNRLWVCTYDGGINLFDRNKKTFTCYQDVRNIAGVQPEFFNRITSLAEDESGNFWLATDNGGVAEFNPETKKFLKRYLHDGKTESLSDNRVFSLCFDEKNILWFGTKTGGITCFDKRTGKFFYYMNNDYDVQSLASDDINYVYKDREGNLWIGTGDGGVCVYFPNSAKFRHYHRDVTNEHAFLSNTIMAILQAKNGDVWLGTKNGGITIIDRATNSYINYGDGSQYSALTSKDNSAISLYEDEEGLIWIGTWGAGLNSFDRKTNKIENVINTGAITCLAPGHKNILWVGFYGGGHGLYAFNRDTKNFTQYTRQEGLSSDDIYCVYEDKNEKVYIGTIEGGLNVLDFKTGKIKIYQHVNTKNSISDNQVNCIYDDGKGNLWLGTSNGLNKFNGKTEQFSAYYEADGLPGNYINGILCDKRGNLWLSTNNGISRFNPNIENTEGAAFKNFSEHDGLQGKEFNVGSFFQNKKTGEMFFGGINGFNSFYPDNISDNKHIPPVYITSFKKFGKEVALDTTVSDKKYIELSYRENFISFEFVALDYIFPEKNKYSFTMDGLDNDWSPPTARRYVSYTNLPGGDYVFRVKASNSDGVWNEKGISLYIKVIPPWWKTTAFYVVCVLFAIAFVFGFIRFRTAAIQKENKILEQKVAERTAELAQKNKDITSSIQYAKRIQDAILPTREQIQKHFPESFVLFKPKDIVSGDFYWFGEKNGKKIAACVDCTGHGVPGAFMSMIGTNLLNQIILEDGVTEPSAILSALNHGVRSALKQGANAEIETTDGMDIAFCSFDVNKREMQFSSAQRNLIIVRENNLEKIDGNKFPIGGAQLDAERIFTNHFRPLKKGEMFYMFSDGYADQFGGERGKKFMVKKLHETLLSLHTLPLTEQKILLEKTLEDWRGSYNQVDDVLVIGIRM; this is encoded by the coding sequence ATGAGAATTTATTTTTCCGCTGCCCTTCTTTTGCTCTCCGCATTTTCTTTTTCGCAGGATGCAAAGTTCTCGCGCATTGGCGCTGAGAAAGGTTTGTCGCAGGCATCGGTAAAATGTATTTTGCAGGACAGCAAAGGATACATGTGGTTCGGAACCGGAGACGGATTAAACCGCTATGACGGTTACGAGATGAAAATTTTCCGCAACAATCCTTCCGATACAAATTCTCTTTCTGATAATAACATTGAATGTTTGGTTGAAGACAGCAAAGGAATTCTTTGGATTGGCACGCATGGAGGATTGAATGCGTATAATGCTGCGCTCAATCGCTTTCATCGTTTTCAAAACGAACGCACCAATCCGAATTCCATTAATGGCAACGTAATCAAGAGCATTTATGAAGACAAGAAAGGAACTTACTGGGTGGGCACTCCTTATGGTTTGAATTCTTTTGACGGCATAAAAAATTTTTTCACCAAGTATCAGCATGCAGCGGACGACACGCTTTCGCTGAACGGTTTCCGCGTGGATGTGATTCACGAAGACAAAAAAAACCGTTTATGGGTTTGCACCTACGATGGGGGAATCAATTTGTTCGACAGAAATAAAAAAACATTTACCTGCTATCAGGATGTAAGAAATATTGCCGGAGTGCAGCCGGAATTTTTCAACCGCATTACTTCGCTTGCCGAAGATGAATCGGGAAATTTCTGGCTCGCCACCGACAATGGCGGAGTGGCGGAGTTTAATCCCGAAACAAAAAAGTTTTTGAAAAGATATCTTCACGATGGCAAAACAGAATCTCTCTCCGATAACCGTGTTTTTTCTCTTTGCTTCGATGAAAAAAATATTCTTTGGTTCGGAACAAAAACCGGAGGCATTACCTGTTTCGATAAGCGCACCGGAAAATTTTTTTATTACATGAACAATGATTACGATGTGCAGAGTTTGGCGAGCGATGATATTAATTATGTATACAAAGACCGCGAAGGAAATCTTTGGATTGGCACCGGAGACGGTGGCGTGTGCGTTTATTTTCCCAACTCGGCAAAGTTCAGGCACTATCACCGCGATGTAACGAACGAGCACGCTTTTCTTTCCAACACCATCATGGCAATTCTTCAGGCGAAAAACGGTGATGTGTGGCTGGGAACAAAAAACGGAGGCATCACGATTATTGACCGCGCAACCAATTCCTATATTAATTACGGAGACGGTTCTCAATATTCTGCGCTCACTTCAAAAGACAACAGCGCCATTTCTTTGTACGAAGACGAAGAAGGATTAATCTGGATTGGAACATGGGGTGCCGGATTAAATTCATTCGACCGGAAAACAAATAAAATAGAAAACGTAATCAACACGGGTGCGATTACCTGCCTTGCCCCCGGGCATAAAAATATTTTATGGGTTGGATTTTACGGAGGAGGGCACGGCTTGTATGCGTTCAACCGCGACACAAAAAATTTTACGCAGTACACGCGGCAGGAAGGTCTTTCGTCCGATGATATTTACTGCGTGTATGAAGACAAAAACGAAAAAGTTTATATAGGAACAATAGAAGGCGGATTGAATGTGCTTGATTTCAAAACCGGAAAAATAAAAATCTATCAGCATGTGAATACTAAAAATTCCATCAGCGATAACCAGGTGAATTGCATTTACGATGACGGAAAAGGAAATCTCTGGCTCGGAACTTCCAACGGGCTTAATAAATTTAACGGGAAGACAGAACAATTTTCTGCGTATTACGAAGCCGATGGTTTGCCGGGAAATTATATAAATGGAATTTTATGCGACAAGCGCGGCAATTTATGGCTCAGCACCAATAATGGAATTTCGCGCTTCAATCCGAATATTGAAAACACAGAAGGCGCAGCGTTTAAAAATTTTTCGGAGCACGATGGCTTGCAGGGAAAAGAATTTAATGTGGGAAGTTTTTTTCAGAATAAAAAAACCGGTGAAATGTTTTTTGGAGGAATCAACGGGTTCAATTCTTTTTATCCCGATAATATTTCGGATAACAAGCACATTCCTCCTGTGTATATCACTTCTTTCAAAAAATTTGGAAAAGAAGTTGCGCTTGATACAACCGTCAGCGATAAAAAATATATTGAACTGAGTTACCGGGAAAACTTTATTTCATTTGAGTTTGTTGCGCTTGATTATATTTTTCCGGAGAAGAATAAATATTCTTTTACCATGGACGGATTGGATAACGATTGGTCGCCTCCTACTGCCAGGCGCTATGTGAGTTACACCAATCTTCCCGGAGGCGATTATGTTTTCCGGGTGAAAGCATCGAACAGCGATGGCGTGTGGAATGAAAAAGGAATTTCACTTTACATAAAAGTAATTCCTCCGTGGTGGAAAACAACTGCGTTTTATGTTGTTTGCGTGTTGTTTGCCATTGCATTTGTTTTCGGATTCATCCGCTTCCGCACGGCTGCCATACAAAAAGAAAATAAAATTCTGGAACAAAAAGTTGCCGAGCGCACTGCCGAACTTGCCCAGAAAAATAAAGACATCACCAGCAGCATTCAATACGCAAAAAGAATTCAGGATGCTATTCTCCCCACGCGCGAGCAAATTCAAAAACATTTTCCCGAATCATTTGTTTTGTTCAAGCCGAAAGATATTGTGAGCGGTGATTTTTATTGGTTTGGCGAAAAGAACGGGAAAAAAATTGCCGCATGCGTGGATTGCACGGGTCATGGAGTTCCGGGCGCATTCATGAGCATGATTGGAACAAATCTTCTCAACCAGATTATTCTGGAAGATGGAGTGACGGAGCCATCGGCAATTTTATCTGCGCTGAATCATGGCGTGCGTTCTGCGCTGAAACAAGGCGCCAACGCTGAAATTGAAACCACCGATGGAATGGATATTGCGTTTTGTTCCTTCGATGTGAATAAACGCGAGATGCAATTCTCAAGCGCACAAAGAAATCTTATAATTGTCCGGGAAAATAATTTAGAAAAGATTGATGGAAATAAATTTCCCATTGGCGGAGCGCAGTTGGATGCGGAAAGAATTTTTACAAATCATTTCCGCCCGTTGAAAAAGGGAGAAATGTTTTATATGTTTTCCGATGGCTATGCCGACCAGTTTGGCGGAGAGAGAGGAAAAAAATTTATGGTGAAAAAACTTCACGAAACATTACTGTCGCTGCACACCCTCCCGCTGACTGAACAAAAAATTCTTCTTGAAAAAACATTGGAAGATTGGCGCGGCAGTTACAACCAGGTGGACGATGTACTTGTTATCGGAATACGCATGTAA
- a CDS encoding anthranilate synthase component I family protein, producing MEKYKIHTKYKKLLADTFTPVGIYLQLRDKFYNSILLESSDYHGNENSFSFICCKPIATIKVENEIVREILPDGKEAKVFIDETVSVPDLIRNFSERFETDNMNFKFISNGLFGYTTYDSVRYFENIKLNLTKKEEKQIPDIIYSVYQYVIAINHFKNEAHIFEHSCDGVENNFSLEQLEALISNRNVAQFKFSVNGNEESNLTDEQYVQMVKKGKEECKRGNLFQIVLSREFLQKFKGDEFNVYRALRSINPSPYLFYFDYGDFKIFGSSPEAQIVVKNNEAQIHPIAGTFRRTGDDKTDNELAEKLKQDKKETSEHVMLVDLARNDLSRNCSEVKVNVFAETQFYSHVIHLVSKVTGKIKSISNSIKVFADTFPAGTLSGAPKVKAMQIIDSCENDSRGYYGGAIGFTGFNGDFNHAIIIRSFLSKNNKLFYRAGAGVVIASKEENELQEVNNKLTALKQAVIMAEKI from the coding sequence GTGGAAAAATATAAAATACATACCAAATACAAAAAACTTTTGGCAGATACTTTCACGCCTGTGGGAATTTATTTGCAACTCCGTGATAAATTTTACAACAGTATTTTGCTCGAGAGTTCCGATTATCACGGCAACGAGAATAGTTTTTCATTCATCTGCTGTAAGCCAATTGCAACAATCAAAGTTGAAAATGAAATCGTGAGGGAAATTCTCCCCGATGGAAAAGAAGCAAAAGTTTTTATTGACGAAACTGTTTCTGTTCCTGATTTGATTCGGAATTTTTCTGAGCGGTTTGAAACGGATAACATGAATTTTAAATTTATCAGCAATGGTTTGTTTGGCTATACAACTTATGATTCGGTCCGGTATTTTGAAAACATAAAATTGAATCTTACAAAGAAAGAAGAAAAACAAATTCCTGATATTATTTACAGCGTGTATCAGTATGTAATCGCAATTAATCATTTCAAGAACGAGGCGCACATTTTTGAGCATTCGTGCGATGGAGTAGAAAATAATTTTTCACTTGAACAACTGGAAGCATTGATTTCAAACAGAAATGTTGCGCAGTTTAAATTTTCTGTAAATGGAAATGAAGAATCAAATCTTACCGATGAACAATATGTTCAGATGGTGAAGAAAGGAAAAGAAGAATGCAAGCGTGGAAATTTATTTCAGATTGTTTTGTCAAGAGAATTTTTGCAGAAGTTCAAAGGAGACGAGTTCAACGTGTACCGCGCATTGCGTTCCATCAATCCTTCGCCTTATCTTTTTTATTTTGATTACGGAGATTTTAAAATATTCGGTTCATCGCCTGAAGCGCAGATAGTGGTGAAGAATAATGAAGCGCAGATTCATCCCATCGCAGGAACTTTCCGAAGAACGGGCGATGATAAAACAGATAATGAACTCGCAGAAAAATTAAAGCAGGATAAAAAAGAAACTTCCGAACATGTGATGCTCGTTGATCTTGCAAGAAATGATTTAAGCAGAAATTGCTCCGAAGTCAAAGTAAATGTGTTTGCCGAAACACAATTTTATTCTCACGTGATTCATCTCGTTTCAAAAGTTACAGGAAAAATAAAATCCATTTCCAATTCAATAAAAGTTTTTGCAGATACTTTTCCTGCAGGAACATTAAGTGGTGCCCCAAAAGTAAAAGCAATGCAGATAATTGATTCCTGCGAAAACGATTCGCGTGGATATTATGGCGGTGCGATTGGCTTCACCGGTTTCAACGGAGATTTTAATCATGCGATTATCATCCGCTCATTTCTCAGTAAGAATAATAAATTATTTTACCGTGCTGGAGCAGGAGTGGTGATTGCATCGAAAGAAGAAAATGAATTACAGGAAGTCAATAATAAATTGACAGCGCTCAAACAGGCAGTAATCATGGCAGAAAAAATATAA
- a CDS encoding response regulator codes for MKRKPTIFGRKNNLASSLFDEDDIEVMQPPKKILVIDDELDICLLLSGYLKKAGHEVVYTTSLQSGIEIAKQIKPSTVFLDHNLPDGLGIPYINKFKELQCEVFIISALSNLKDEAMKNGANYFFEKPLSLASIKKAVEK; via the coding sequence GTGAAACGAAAGCCGACTATATTTGGGCGAAAAAATAATCTGGCATCTTCATTGTTTGATGAAGATGATATTGAAGTTATGCAGCCGCCAAAAAAAATTTTAGTTATAGATGATGAATTGGATATTTGTCTGCTTCTTTCCGGCTATTTGAAAAAAGCGGGGCACGAAGTGGTTTATACAACTTCCTTGCAATCCGGAATTGAAATTGCAAAACAGATAAAACCTTCCACCGTTTTTCTCGACCATAATCTTCCCGATGGATTGGGCATTCCTTATATAAATAAGTTCAAGGAACTCCAATGCGAAGTTTTTATCATCAGCGCACTCAGCAACCTGAAAGATGAGGCAATGAAAAACGGAGCCAATTATTTTTTTGAAAAACCACTGAGTTTGGCTTCGATTAAGAAGGCGGTAGAGAAATAA
- a CDS encoding YtxH domain-containing protein, whose translation MKQSSKLFSAFLLGAATGALMSPEKGSVLRKKVAKNTAKLIDQLQDTIENPKGKLNDLKAQLIEKANELKEEFSEEREKSKSRRKEPKVRKEKS comes from the coding sequence ATGAAACAAAGCAGCAAACTCTTCAGCGCATTTTTGCTCGGTGCAGCAACAGGCGCGTTGATGTCTCCCGAAAAAGGTTCGGTGCTAAGAAAAAAAGTTGCAAAAAACACCGCAAAACTCATTGACCAACTTCAGGACACGATTGAAAATCCGAAGGGAAAGTTGAATGATTTGAAAGCGCAACTAATTGAGAAGGCAAACGAATTGAAAGAAGAATTTTCAGAAGAGCGTGAAAAATCAAAAAGCAGGCGCAAGGAGCCGAAGGTGCGGAAAGAAAAATCATGA
- the dacB gene encoding D-alanyl-D-alanine carboxypeptidase/D-alanyl-D-alanine-endopeptidase, with product MKRKYYILLFTSYTGLCQGQTFSKLKTEIEQLKSDTDLAHASWSVCVLDAKKDSVLAEYNSNLSLVPASTLKVITTSTALALLGWDFKYETSLQYDGALDTAAGILHGNLYIKGSGDPTLDSETFKKKSDTVPLTDQWAEIIKAKGIKKIEGAVIADATAFEDETIPSTWMWSDMGNYYGAGASGLNFKDNKFSLFFRSGNKNGDSTFITKISPQVRNLRVKNFSVTRGYADLAYIYGAPYSMMRYVKGTIPKSKTDYKVEGSMPDPPLFCAQSLDSSLRKNGIIVAKKATALRKIIPSSEEFTFSDDTLVGISNPDQPVSNPEQHAIKRGVLFKQTSHTLDKIIYQTNIQSNNLFAETILKTIAWKKTKFGEDQTGIDIVTNYWKSKGVDLRGFYMADGCGLSRFNAVSTKQLSEILRVIATDSLLFDKFYNSLPVAGKSGSLGKLCKGTFAENNIHAKSGYMSRVRSYAGYVTTKKGNLLVFSIIVNNYDCSAQLMKEKLEKLMIAIAEVE from the coding sequence TTGAAAAGAAAATATTACATATTACTTTTTACATCTTACACCGGACTATGCCAAGGGCAGACATTCTCAAAATTAAAAACAGAAATAGAGCAATTAAAATCCGACACCGACCTTGCGCATGCTTCGTGGAGCGTGTGCGTGCTTGATGCAAAAAAAGATTCCGTGCTGGCAGAATATAACAGTAATCTTTCGCTTGTTCCTGCCAGCACGCTGAAAGTGATTACCACTTCCACCGCGCTTGCGCTGCTTGGATGGGATTTTAAATACGAGACCTCGCTCCAATACGATGGCGCGCTCGATACCGCTGCGGGAATTCTTCACGGCAACTTATATATAAAAGGAAGCGGAGACCCCACGCTTGATTCGGAGACCTTCAAAAAAAAATCAGACACCGTTCCGCTCACCGACCAATGGGCGGAAATCATTAAAGCAAAGGGAATAAAAAAAATTGAAGGTGCGGTGATTGCCGATGCCACCGCGTTTGAAGATGAAACCATTCCGTCCACCTGGATGTGGAGCGACATGGGAAATTATTACGGAGCAGGCGCCAGCGGGCTGAACTTCAAAGACAATAAGTTTTCTCTCTTCTTCAGGTCGGGAAATAAAAACGGTGATTCCACTTTCATCACAAAAATTTCTCCGCAGGTTCGGAACCTGCGGGTGAAAAACTTTTCTGTTACGCGCGGCTATGCTGATTTGGCATACATCTATGGCGCGCCTTATTCCATGATGCGCTATGTGAAAGGAACCATTCCGAAAAGCAAAACCGATTATAAGGTGGAAGGAAGCATGCCCGACCCTCCGCTTTTCTGCGCGCAATCGCTTGACAGTTCGCTGCGGAAAAACGGAATCATCGTTGCAAAGAAAGCAACCGCCCTGCGGAAAATAATTCCTTCATCGGAAGAATTTACTTTTTCGGATGATACGCTGGTCGGGATTTCAAATCCCGACCAACCTGTTTCAAATCCTGAACAGCATGCAATCAAGAGAGGAGTGTTGTTCAAACAAACTTCCCACACGCTTGATAAAATAATTTACCAGACCAATATTCAGAGCAACAATCTTTTTGCGGAAACCATTCTGAAAACCATTGCATGGAAGAAAACAAAATTCGGTGAAGACCAAACCGGCATTGACATTGTAACCAACTACTGGAAATCAAAAGGCGTTGACCTGCGCGGGTTTTACATGGCGGATGGCTGCGGCTTATCACGCTTCAATGCCGTGAGCACAAAACAACTTTCGGAAATCCTGCGGGTGATTGCAACCGATTCGCTTCTGTTCGACAAGTTTTACAACTCGCTGCCGGTAGCGGGCAAAAGCGGTTCGCTCGGAAAACTTTGTAAAGGCACCTTCGCAGAAAATAATATTCACGCCAAAAGCGGCTACATGTCGCGCGTGCGGAGTTATGCCGGTTATGTTACCACGAAAAAAGGAAACCTGCTTGTCTTCTCCATTATTGTAAACAATTACGATTGCTCTGCTCAACTCATGAAAGAGAAATTAGAAAAACTTATGATTGCCATTGCGGAGGTGGAATAA
- a CDS encoding phosphoribosylanthranilate isomerase: protein MKIKVCGMKYADNIREVTKLSPDFMGFIFYPKSKRFVADDFVMPEISSSIKKVGVFVNDTIENIFEKVKKYKLDYVQLHGDESEGFCKRAGEKTKVIKAFGIEEQFDFSVLNDYENCCEYFLFDTKTKQYGGSGKSFDRNILQNYKLSKSYFISGGIDSADTGELKPFAIDVNSKFEIKPGLKDINELKKLFDEVHSR from the coding sequence ATGAAAATTAAGGTCTGCGGAATGAAATATGCCGATAACATCAGGGAAGTTACAAAACTCTCCCCTGATTTTATGGGATTTATTTTTTACCCGAAATCAAAAAGATTTGTTGCAGATGATTTTGTAATGCCGGAAATTTCTTCTTCCATAAAAAAAGTCGGTGTGTTTGTAAATGACACAATTGAAAATATTTTTGAGAAAGTAAAAAAATATAAACTCGATTATGTGCAGTTGCACGGAGATGAATCAGAAGGGTTTTGCAAGAGAGCAGGAGAGAAAACAAAAGTGATTAAAGCATTTGGCATTGAGGAACAATTTGATTTTTCTGTTTTAAATGATTATGAAAATTGTTGCGAATATTTTCTTTTCGATACAAAGACAAAACAATACGGAGGAAGCGGAAAAAGTTTTGACAGAAATATTTTGCAGAACTATAAATTATCTAAATCATATTTTATTTCAGGAGGCATTGATTCAGCAGATACCGGAGAGTTGAAACCCTTTGCGATTGACGTGAATAGCAAATTTGAAATTAAACCCGGGTTGAAAGACATAAATGAACTCAAAAAACTTTTCGATGAAGTACACAGTAGATAA
- a CDS encoding aminodeoxychorismate/anthranilate synthase component II: protein MKILVFDNYDSFTYNLVQYLERVSNAKVEVFRNDKISLEEINKFDKILLSPGPGIPSEAGILLDVIKEFSPKKSILGVCLGQQAIGEVFGGKLKNLDSVYHGVATEMEIVKEDILFKNIPKKFKAGRYHSWVVDEKNFPNELEITVKDENGFVMGLRHKKFDVRGVQFHPESVLTEYGLQMIENWAKS, encoded by the coding sequence ATGAAGATTTTAGTTTTTGATAATTACGATTCGTTCACATATAATCTTGTTCAGTATTTGGAACGGGTAAGCAACGCGAAGGTGGAAGTGTTTCGCAATGATAAAATTTCTTTAGAAGAAATAAATAAGTTTGATAAAATTCTTCTCTCGCCCGGACCGGGAATTCCCAGTGAAGCAGGAATTTTACTGGATGTGATAAAAGAATTTTCTCCGAAAAAAAGTATTCTCGGAGTTTGTCTCGGACAACAGGCAATCGGGGAAGTTTTCGGAGGGAAGCTAAAAAATCTCGATTCCGTTTATCACGGTGTTGCAACCGAAATGGAAATTGTGAAAGAAGATATTTTGTTTAAAAATATTCCTAAAAAATTCAAAGCAGGGCGCTATCATTCCTGGGTGGTGGATGAGAAAAATTTTCCAAACGAATTGGAAATAACTGTGAAAGATGAAAACGGATTTGTAATGGGACTTCGCCACAAAAAATTTGATGTGCGAGGAGTGCAGTTTCATCCTGAAAGCGTTTTAACAGAATATGGATTGCAAATGATAGAAAACTGGGCGAAGTCATGA
- the trpD gene encoding anthranilate phosphoribosyltransferase: MKEILNNLYEHKTLSKEIAKEVLVNIASAKYNSSQVASFMSVFLMRPITVEELSGFREAMLELCLKTKFDSNETIDIVGTGGDGKDTFNISTLSCFVVAGAGVKVTKHGNYGVSSVSGSSNVLEAIGYKFTNEKNVLQKELDEAGLCFMHAPLFHPAMKNVAPIRKELGVRTFFNMLGPIVNPCFPKYQLLGVYNLEMARLYNYLLQNTNNEYVIVHSFDGYDEISLTGNYKIISRDTEKIIEPEIKLQQKDLFGGKSVDESAKIFLNVLKGEGTKAQNEVVIANSALAIHCVRKKSLSECTAEARESLESKKALNAYNKLISVNL, from the coding sequence ATGAAAGAAATATTAAATAATCTCTACGAACATAAAACTCTTTCAAAAGAAATAGCGAAAGAAGTTCTGGTGAACATTGCTTCCGCGAAATATAATTCTTCGCAGGTTGCTTCGTTCATGTCGGTTTTTCTCATGCGCCCGATTACAGTAGAAGAACTTTCCGGTTTCAGAGAAGCAATGCTGGAACTTTGTTTGAAAACAAAATTTGATTCGAACGAAACAATTGATATTGTCGGAACGGGAGGTGATGGAAAAGATACATTCAATATTTCTACTCTCTCGTGTTTTGTGGTTGCAGGCGCAGGAGTGAAAGTTACCAAGCATGGAAATTACGGAGTGAGTTCTGTGAGCGGTTCTTCAAATGTGCTGGAAGCAATTGGTTATAAGTTTACGAATGAAAAAAATGTTTTACAAAAAGAATTAGATGAAGCGGGATTATGTTTCATGCATGCGCCATTGTTCCATCCTGCTATGAAAAATGTTGCTCCCATCCGAAAAGAATTAGGTGTGCGGACTTTTTTCAATATGCTCGGACCGATTGTGAATCCTTGTTTCCCTAAATATCAATTGCTCGGAGTTTACAATTTGGAAATGGCACGGTTGTATAATTATCTTTTGCAGAACACAAATAATGAATACGTGATCGTTCATTCATTTGACGGCTACGATGAAATTTCACTTACAGGAAATTATAAAATCATTTCTCGTGACACAGAAAAAATTATTGAGCCCGAAATAAAATTACAGCAGAAAGATTTGTTCGGAGGAAAATCAGTGGATGAATCCGCCAAAATATTTTTGAACGTATTGAAAGGTGAAGGAACGAAAGCGCAGAACGAGGTGGTGATTGCTAATTCTGCCCTCGCAATTCATTGTGTGAGGAAAAAATCTTTAAGCGAATGCACTGCTGAAGCAAGAGAATCCCTCGAAAGTAAAAAAGCATTGAACGCATATAATAAATTAATCAGTGTTAATCTGTGA